The genomic region CATCAGATATAAATCCTCCAATGTGCTCTGGGTTTTGTCTCCATGGGGTATTGGCATATTTATTATCTTTTGACATATAAATCCATAAATTCCATTGTAAATAATAAACTTCACCTATTTTTGAGGTTAATTCTTTTATTTTATCATAAGCAGAAAAATGTCTATAGTTTTCAGCAATATAAACAACATTTTTATATCTTCTTGATAATTCTACAATTTTTTTACCCTCTTCTACATTTACTGATATAGGTTTTTCGCAAATAACATTTACACCTTTTTTTAATGCTTTTTCAATAAATTCATAATTTAATTGTACAGGTAATGCTAAATCAACAGCCTCTACATTATCTAACAATTCATCATATGAATCATAAATTTTTGGATTATTATTCAAATAATTAGAAAATCTTATTGCTTTTTCTTTTGTTCTATTAAAAAGTGCAACAATTTCAAACTTATTTTCTAATTCCAATAATCCAGGCAAATGTAAATCCCTAGCCGCTATTCCGGTTCCAACAATACCTAATTTAATTTTTTTCATTTTATCACCCCCATTATATTTTATCATATATTTTAATTGTAATATTTTATAAAAATATTATATATTTGTTATTAATTTAATATAATTATTCCTCGTTAATGATAATCAGCGATATTTATACTTTATTCAAATTGTAAAGTGTGCTTTAATTAAAATGAACGTTACCGAAATTTTTAAAAAGGGGGGAATAGTATGAAAAAATTGACATTAGGATTAATTACTATTTTATTAGTCATTTCAAGTGTTTTTGCAGCATCAAATGATTTAGAAATTTTTAGTTGGTGGACTGGTGGTGGAGAAGAAGAGGGATTGTTGGCATTATTTGCTAAGTTTAATCAATATTACCCTAATATCAACATAATAAATGCAGCTGTAGCTGGTGGTGCAGGAACTAATGCTAAAGCTGTATTGAAAACAAGGATGCTAGGTGGAAATCCTCCAGATTCATTCCAAGTCCATGCTGGTATGGAATTAACAGATACATATGTAATTCCTGGTTTAATGGAACCATTAACAAATTATTTAAGAGAATGGGGTGTATATGATAAATTCCCTAAAGATGTTATGGAAATTGTTAGTTATCAAGGAGAAGTTTATTCAATCCCTGTAAATGTTCATAGAGGAAATGTTGTATTCTATAATAAAAAAATATTTAGAGAATTAGGATTAACAAAAGAACCAACTACCTGGGCTGAATTTTTTGCCGCAATGAAGAAAGCTCAAGAAGCTGGATATATACCACTTGCATTAGGTGATAAAAATAAATGGACATTAACACATTTATTTGAAAATATTATGCTTTCAGTATTTGGTCCTGAAGGTTATAAAGGTTTATTTAATGGAAAAACATCTTTTGATTCACCTGAATTAGAAATGTCATTAGTATTATTAGAAAGACTGATTCCTTACTTTAATAGAGATCATTCTGCTTTAACATGGCAAGATGCTGGTAGACTAGTTTTTGAAGGTAAAGCATTATTTAATGTAATGGGAGATTGGGAAGAAGGTTACTTTAAAACATTAGGGTGGAAACCAGGTGTGGATTTTGGATGGTTTGCAGTACCTGGCACTGATAATGCATTCATGTTCATTTCAGATACATTTGGATTGCCAAAAGGCGCTCCACATAGAGATAATGCTTTAAAATGGTTAAAATTTATAGCAACAAAAGAAGCTCAAGATATTTTCAACCCTATAAAAGGTTCTATTCCAGCAAGAATTGACGCAGATAAAAGCAGATATGATGTATATTTAACCTGGTCAATGAATGATTTTGCTACTGTAGCAGTAGTTCCTTCTATTATACATGGTTCTGCTGCACCTGAAGGATTTGTAACTACATTAAATGATGCACTTAATAGATTTATAGTAAAGAAAAATATTTCAAATACTTTAAGAGATATAATGTGGGCTGCTGAAGATCAAGGATACTTAACAGAGTAATTGATACCCGGTTCTTTGAACCGGGTATTTAAATAAGGTGGTGATTGAATGAGTGTTCAAAGAAGAAAGTCTAAAATAGGATTTTTCATAATTCTACCATCATTAATTTTAATTGGTATTTTTGTATATTATTTTATTTTTTGGACTATTAGAACCTCATTTTCAGATTGGAATAGTTTTAGCAAATTATTAAGAGGTATATATAATTTCGTAGGATTTAGAAATTATCAAAGAATATTTCTAGATCAGAGATTTCAAACCGACTTATGGAATACATTATTTTTTACATTATTTTTCATAGCAGGATCCATTGGATTAGGATTATTTTTAGCAAATATAATTGATAAGGGACTAAAAGGTTCTAGGTTTTTTCAAAGTTTATTTTTATTTCCAATGGCAATTGCATTTGTAGTAACTGGAACTGTATGGAGTTGGATATTTGCTCCAGGAAATATTCCTAAAGATCCACAAGGTATAAATTTATTATTTAAAAATATAGGGTTAGAAAAATTACAATGGTTATGGTATACAAGCTCGGAAAGTATTGGCCATTTTAATTTAGCACTAATTCCTGTCATCATTGCTGCTATTTGGCAAATGTCAGGATATATTATGGCTATGTATTTAGCTGGTTTAAAAGCCATCCCAAACGAAATTCTAGAAGCAGCTAGGGTTGATGGAGCTAATGAAAGATATATTTTTTGGAAAATAAAAATGCCATTATTAAAACCTATTACTTTAAGTACAATGATAGTTCTTGGACACGTTTCATTAAAAATATTTGATTTAATATATGCTATGACTGGAAGTGGTCCAAATAATGTTACTGATGTCCCAGCTATTTATATGTTTGAATTAACCTTTAGATCTAACAGATACGCATTAGGTTCTGCAATATCAGTTATTATGCTGTTAATGGTTGCAGTAATAATTATTCCATATCTATATTCTTCCCTTAGAAAGGGAGTGAGTTCATGACAAAAACTAAAGTTATTATATATTATATTATTTTAATAATAATATCATTATTTTTTATCACTCCTTTTTATGTAACTCTTATTACTAGTTTTAAACCTTTAAGTGAAATTTCAATAGCAAATATGTGGAATTTCCCAAAACATTTTTCTTTAGAGGGTTTTTTAGGCGCATATAAAAAGTTAGCTCCAAATATGAAAAACAGTTTTTATTTAACAATACCAGCAACTATTATTTCTGCAATTTTAGGCTCTATAAATGGGTTTGCATTATCAAAATTAAGATTCAAATATTCAAATTTAGTATTTGCATTAATCTTATTTGGTATGTTCATACCATATCAAAGTGTATTATTCCCATTAATCCAATTTTTTCAAAAAATTGGATTATATGGAACTATTCCGGCATTAATTATAATTCACGTAATATATGGAATTCCAATAACAACATTAATGTTCAAAAATTATTATGAAGAAATTCCTGATGAATTAATCGAAGCTGCATCAATTGATGGCGCTAATCTATACAATATTTATACAAAAGTACTTCTTCCTATTTCAATTCCTGGTTTTGTTGTTGTTGCAATTTGGCAATTCACGAATATTTGGAATGAATTTTTATTTGCAGTTACTGTTACTAATAATCCAGCAAAACAACCTATAACAGTAGCTCTTGTAAATCTTGCTGGAAGTCAAGTTGTTGAATGGAATATACAAATGGCAGGAGCATTAATTGCAGCATTACCAACATTAATTGTATATGTTGCTTTAGGTAAATATTTCATTAGAGGTCTTCTTGCTGGATCAGTTAAAGGATAATTACAACACCTTCATTTTTGAAGGTGTTTTTTATTAAATTATTCAAATTTTTTCGATTTTATTACTTAAATATTATTAATCGCTTATAATACCAAATAATTAATTATTATTATATTTTGATATTTATGTTAAATATGTTTTAATATTATCGGTAACGTTATCGGTAACCTTTACGATACCCAAAAATTTATGGAGGTGTAATTATGAAGAGGGGATTATTAGTATTATTAGTTGTTATTTTGGCTTTTAGTGCTTTTGCTAAAACTAAAATAGTTATAAACAGTAACGCATCAGATCCTGCTCCAAGAGAAGCATTTAAACATGTTGTTGATATGTTTCAAGAAAAATACCCAGATTATGAAGTAGTAGTAAACACATTCCCACACGAAGACTTCAAAACATTATTAAGAACATGGTTAAACTCAAAAGAAGCTCCTGATGTAGTTACATGGTTCGCTGGCGAAAGAATGAGATACTTTGCAGAAAAAGGATTATTATTACCATTAGATGATATATTTTCTGATAAGCCATTTGAAGCATATTTCCCAGCTTCATTCAAAAGCGCATCTGAATATGATGGAAAAATTTATTTCTTACCATTTACTTGGTACTGGTGGAGTGTATATTATAACACAGAAGTATTTAAAAAATATAGTTTAACTCCTCCAGTTACATGGTCACAATTCTTACATGTTTGTGAAGTATTAAAAGAAAATGGTGTTACACCAATTACTATTGGTACAAAATACTTATGGCCAACTGGTGGTTGGTTTGATTACTTAGATATGAGAGTTAATGGTTATAAGTTCCATATGGATTTAACAGCAGGTAAAATACCTTATACTGATGCAAGAGTAAAGAAAGTATTTGAATATTGGAAACAATTAGTAGATAATGGTTATTTCTTAGCTAATCATTCATCATACACATGGCAAGATGCTGCAAGTTTCTTATTTAGAGGAGAAGCAGGAATGTACTTAATGGGTCAATTCATTAAAGACGTTGCTCCTGCAGAAGTTAAAGATAAATTAGATTTCTTTAGATTCCCAATAATTGATGGTAATGTTGGCGTTTATGAAGAAACTCCTATTGACGGATTTATGGTTCCTGCAAAGGCAAAAAATCCGGAAGGAGCAAAAGTATTTATTAAATTCTTAGCTTCAAAAGAAGTACAAGATATGTATTCAAAAGAATTAGGAAGATTAGCAGCTAATAAATATGTAACTCCTCCAGATGCACATGCTCAAAAAGGTTTAGATTTAGTATTAGCTTCAGATGGCGTTGCTCAATTCTATGACAGAGATACAGATCCAGAAATGGCAACATTTGGTATGAATAAATTCGTTGAATTTATGACATTCCCACAAAGATTAGATATTCTTTTAAAACAAATGGAATTTCAAAGAAGAAAAATTTTTAAATGATTTTAAGGAGGGGTTTCCCCTCCTTTTTTAAAAAAATTAGTTAAAGGTGGTTTTATTATGAAGAAAAAATGGTGGATCCCTTATGCTTTTCTTGCATTACCATTAACTATGTATTTAATATGGGTAATTATTCCAATTTTTCAAACAGTTATTATAAGTTTTACCGATTGGGATAGCGTTTCTCCTTCATATAATTTTATCGGTTTAGAAAATTATAAAATGCTCTTTTATGATTATTATTTTTTAACTTCCTTATTAAATAATATAAAATGGATGGTTGGCTTTGTAATAGTTGCAATCCCTATAGGATTAGGAATTGCTATGCTTATGGATCAAAAGTTTAAAGGAAATAAATTCTTTAAAACTATGATGTATTTACCAATGACATTATCTTTTGTAGTTATTGGAGAAATCTGGACCTGGATACTTGAACCTAATCATGGAGTTATAAATGAATTTTTAAGAGGAATAGGATTAGGCAATTTAGCCAAGCCTTGGTTAAGTGATCCTAATTTAGTAACATATGCATTAATTTTTGCCGCATTATGGAGACAAATTTCATATGCAATGGTATTATTTTTGGCTGGACTTCAAAGTGTACCTACTGAGCAAGTCGAAGCTGCTTACGTGGATGGTGCAAATAGTTGGCAAAGATTTTGGTATGTTATATTACCAGCTTTAAGACCCGCTATGGTAATAGCTATAACTGTGAATATAATTGACTCGTTAAGAGCTTTTGATATTGTGTTTGTTATTACAAGAGGAGGACCATTCTATTCTTCAAGTGTTATGGCAAATTATATGTATATAGAATCATTTAATAATTATAATATGGGATATGGTGCTTCTATTGCTGTTATACAATTCTTTATCACATTAGGATTTATCATTTGGTACTTGATTAATTCCTTTAAAAAGGAGGACAATTTATGACAAAAACTGCAATATATAAAAAATATTTATTTTACATATTATCAACAATAATTGTAATAATATGGCTTATCCCTTTTGTGATAGCCGTATTGACTTCTTTTAAAACTATGGATGAAATTTCTTTCGGAGCTAATTGGTTTAGGCTACCAAAAAAATGGTCTTTAGAAGGATATATTACTGCTTGGAAAAATGCTCACATATATACATACTATTTAAATACATTTTTAATTGCTGCTGTTTCTACCCTTGGCGCATTATTTTTATCAAGCTTGGGAGCATATGCTTTAAGTTGGTATGACTTCAAATTAAGAAAACCTATATTAATTACTTTTGTAGCTGGTATGCTTATACCTTTTCAAATGCTATTAATTCCAGTATATAAATTTTCTGTAAATACTGGATTATATGATACATATCCAGGATTAATACTATTCCATATAGCATTTCAGTTGGGTTTTTGTACTTTCTTTTTAAGAAATTTCATGGTAACTATTCCAAAAAGTATATTTGAAGCAGCAAAAATTGATGGTGCAAATGATTTTAAAATATACTACAGTATTATGCTTCCATTAATTAAACCAGCAATTGCTGCTTTAGGAATTTTAGAATTCACATGGATTTGGAATGACTATTTATGGGCTTTAATATTAATTCAAAGTGATACTAAAAAACCTATAACTCTTGGTTTAACTACATTACAAGGGCAATGGGTAACTAGTTGGAATGTTATTGCTGCTGCATCAATATTAGCTGCAATTGTTCCTATAATTGTATTCTTAATGTTCCAAAAATACTTTATTCAAGGTTTAACTATGGGAAGTGTAAAAGGTTAGGGAGGCAATAATATGAAAATATATGGTGCTGATTATTATCCCGAACATTGGCCTGAAGCTGATTGGGAAAAACATATTAAAATAATGAAAGAATTTGAGATTGAATGGTTAAGAATAGGAGAGTTTTCTTGGGCTTTTTTAGAACCAAAAGAGGGAGAATTCAATTTCGATCTTTTTGATAAAGCTATACCTATGTTAAAAAAGGAAGGATTTAAATTAATTTTAGGAACACCTACTCCAACACCACCTGCTTGGTTAATAAAAAAATATCCTGATATACTTCCAGTTGATGAAAATGGTCATGTCAGAGAATTTGGAAGCAGAAGGCATTACTGTGTTGATAATGAACATTTTATTTTTCATTCTCTTAGAATAACAGAAAAGTTTGTTGAAAGATATCATCAATATGCCGATATGTGGCAAATCGATAATGAATTTGGATGTCATGAAACAACTTATTGCTATAATGAGGAAACTAGAAAATCATTTATTAATTGGTTAAAAGAAAAATATAATACTTTAGAAAATTTAAATTATAATTGGGGTGGTGCGTTCTGGAGTCAATTATATTATGATTGGGATGAAATAACAATTCCTAAAAACACTCCAACATTTAAAAACCCACATCAAATGTTAGATTTTCATAAATTTTCTTCTGATAATGTAATTAAATACTCAAAAATGCACAAAGAAATTATTAGAAAGCATTCAGAAAAACCTATAACTCATAATTTAATGGTAGATTTCTTTGATATTGACTACTTTAAATATGCAAAAGATTTAGATATTGTATCTTGGGATAATTATATTCCTACAAAAGAATATGATTTTTATCATCAAAGTGCAAACCATGATTTAATGAGATCATTGAAAAAAATACCATATTTTGTAATGGAACAACAACCCGGTAGAGTAAATTGGAGAACAATAAACGACCAATATGCTCCTGAATATATTGAATTTTGGACTAAACAATCCTATTTACATGGAGCTGATGGAAGTATAGTTTTTAGATTTAGAGAACTACCATATGGCGCAGAACAATATCATGGAGCTTTAGTAGAATACTCAGGAAATCCAACAGAAAGACTGATATATTATAAAAAATCTAAAAAAGAAACTCCTGATCATATAATTCCCAAAAAAGAAGTAGCAATATATTTTTCATATGAAAATGCCTGGATTCACAGAATTAATCATTTAAACACAACATTCAATTATTGGAATGCTATTGTTGAAATATATAAAGCAATTAAGATGTTTGGATATAATGTTGATTTTGTATATGGCGAAGATAAAATAGATGATTATGAATTAGTAGTTGTGCCATATGCAATGAATATAGACAATGAATTTTTAAATTCTTTAATAAATTATAATGGAAAAATTATAATGACAGCTATGAGTGGAATTAAAGATGAAAGAAATTGGATTAACAAAGAAAAGTATATTGATTTATTTAATGAATTTGGAATAAAAATTGATGATTTTTCTGGAGAAAAAAATGTTGAAATTCTATATAACAATAATATATTAAATGGAGAATTTTGGGCGGATAAAATAGTTGTAAAAGATGCTGAAATAATTTCTGTGTTAAATAATACAGCTTTTAAAAACAATCCTATTATTACTAAAAAAGGAAATAACACATATATTGGTACGGTTTTAAATTATCTTGATTTTTCTCATGTTCTTTCTTTAGCATTATCTCCTAAAGTTTTAGGACAAGATATTTTAATTACAAATACAAATGATGGTATAATAATTTTAAATGCCAAAAGCTCAAAAAACACAATATACATTAATAACAAAAAGATTGAAATGGAGGCATTTGAAATTATAAAAAAGGGATGATTATATGAAAAAAAATTATGTAACAATAAAAGATATTGCAGCTGCTGCTGGTGTTTCAATCAACACAGTATCTAGAGCATTAAATGATAAACCAGACATTAATATTAAAACAAAAAGAAAAGTTTTAGAAATAGCTAAAGAAATGGGATATGTAAAAAATGTAACCGCTAGTTCTTTAAGAAATAGAAAAACAAAAACTATTGGTGTAATATTTGAAGATAGTTCAAACCCTTTCTTTGCAGAGGTTTTAAAGGGTATAGAAAAAGGTTCTAGAGAAAAAAACTATAATATTATCTTAATGAACACCGAAAAAAAATATGATTTAGAAAGAAAGGCTATTAAGTTATTATTGGAAAAAAGAGTTGACGGATTAATTATTACTCCTACACAAGAAAAATCTGAAGATATTAAAGAATTAATAAAAATAAATATCCCTTTTGTTGTGGTAGGAGTAAACTTTGAAAATATTGATATTGATGAAATATATTCAGATGATTATTATGGTGGTTATTTAGCTGGAAAATATTTAATAGAAAATGGAAGAAAAAAGTTTATTATGCTAAACGGATTTAGCTATAAATCTGTAGCTAAAGAAAGGTATTTGGGTTTTAAAAAAGCGTTAGATGAATACAATATAAAAGACTTTACTGTATATGAATTAGAAGAAGGATTAGAAAATGCTTATTTAAAAATTAAAGAATTAATAGAAAAAAATATTTTCTTTGATGGATTATTTTGTTATAATGACATTTTCGCATTTGGAGCAATAAAAGCATTATATGAGAATAATATAAAAATCCCAGATAAAGTTAATGTAGTAGGTTTCGATGACATTGCGTTTGCAAACGTACTTAACTTAACTACAATAAGAATTAATAAAGAAAAACTTGGATATGACGCATTTCATAGATTATATAAAAAAATAAAAGGCGATAAAAATAGAATAAAGGAAAAATTAGGTGTTGAGTTAATAATTAGAAATACTTAGGAGGTACTATATGAATATATTAAATAATTATTTTGATGGTGAATATTTGGAATTTAATAAAGATAATTATAGCATTAAATTAAAAATAGAAAAAATACCTGAAGGATATATTATTAGAGGAAAAGTGAAAGGGAAATTAGGTAAAATAGATATTTTTGATGATTTTGCCGATGAAGATTTGTTTATTAACAATTGGCAAAGTTGGAGTCCGACAAAAAAAATAAAGGTTTTGAATTATAAATATAATATTCCTGATGATTGGAAAAAAACTGCTAAATATAGTGCTCATCCTATGCCAGAGTATTTAGAAAATAATATTATTTCAGACTATTTTATTGCTAAAAAAAATAAAGTATATGGATTTTTAACTTCAAAAATTGCTCATCCTTTTTTTGAAGTTAAAGATAATAAAATTATTGCATGCTTAGAATATTTCGAGAAAAATGCTGATGAGTATATTGATATAGAACCATTAATAATTTTAGAAAATAATGAAATGGAAAAATTATTAGAAATTTATGCTGATTACGTTAAATTCGAAAATAATCCAAAATTTTCAAAATGGAACCCTGTTGGTTGGTCTTCTTGGTATCATTACTATGAAGAACTAACTTGGCAAGATACTTTAAAAAATTTAGAATTATCAAAAGAATATAATTATGAAGTATTTCAATTAGATGATTCATGGCAAAAAGATATTGGTGATTGGATTCCTAAAGATTCATTTCCAGGTTTTGATATAATTGCTAATAAAATTAAAGAATATGGCTATATTCCGGGATTATGGTTAGCTCCTTTTAGTGTATCAGAAATTTCTGAAGTGTTTTTAAAACATAAGGATTGGTTAGTAAAAGATGAAAATGGAGAACCTAAGGTTGCTTATATAAATTGGAGAAAAAACATATACGCATTAGACACTACTCATCCTGAAGCACAAGAACATTTAAAAAATATTTTTTTAAATATGAGAAATAATGGAATTCATTATTTTAAAACAGACTTCTTATTTGCTGGTGCAATTCCAGGAAAAAGATATGTAGAGGTTACTCCTATTGAAGCATATAATATTGGAATGAAAATAATCAGAGAAGCCATTGGTGAAGATTTTATATTGGGATGTGGCGCTCCTATTTTACCATCAATAGGATATGTTGATGGGATGAGAATTAGTGCTGACACTGCCCCATTTTATAAGCCAAACGATCTTGATTTTGTTTATCCAAATGCTTATTATGCATTAAGAAACGTTATTACTAGATATTTCATGAATGGAAAATGGTGGTGGAATGATCCAGATTGTTTGATTTTAAGAACTGAAGATACTGAATTAAACGATAAAATTATTGAAATGTATTCCTATGTATCTGGCTTATTAAATAATATGATTCTACAAAGTGATGATTTATCAAAAACTATTAAAAAAGATGTATATTTTAATTCATTAAAATTAAGAGGCGGAATACCTCATGTTAAAGGACTAATGAATGATAATTATTCATTTGAAATTGAAGCTTTTAATACTAATATTGGTAATGTAAAAATGCATGTTGACTTAGAAAAAATCAATTTTAAATTAGAATATGATGAGGACTATCCACAATTAAATAAAAATACTGTATTAAGAGAAGAAGATAATAGATTATTTCACTATTATGAGGAGAGGGATAACAATGCTTGAAAGACGATTTAATCCTATTACTGGAGAATGGGTTATGATTTCTTCCTCCAGGCAAAAAAGACCTAATTTACCCAAAGATAGTTGTCCTATTTGTCCAGGAGTATTAGAACTACCTGGAGAATATGATTTGGTAAGTTTTGAAAATAGATTTCCCGCTTTAAAAAAGGATGCTCCAAATGTTGAAAATAATAGCAATGTATTAATTAAAGATAAATCTCAAGGAATTTGTGAAGTTGTGGTATATACTGAAAAACATAATTCAGAGTTATCTTATATGCCTATATATCAAATAGAAAAATTAATTAATATGTGGGCTGATAGAACTAAAGAATTATCTTCATATGAATTTATAAAATATGTATTTATTTTTGAAAATAAAGGCAAAGAAGTTGGTGCAACTTTACCTCATCCTCATGGTCAATTATATGCATTTCCATTTTTGCCTCCTAGAATTCAACTAAAAATAGAATCATTGGAAAAATGGTATAGTGAAAAAAACTCTTGTGCAATATGTGATATTGTAAAGGAAGAAAAAGAACAAAATGAAAGAATTGTATATGAAACAGAAAATATTATTGCTTTAGTTCCGTTTTATGCTAGATATCCATATGAGGTGCATGTATACCCTAAAAGACATGTAGAAACAATATATGAATTATCAAATAAAGAGAAAAAAGAATTTGCTGAAGTGTTAAGAGTAATAACAAATAAATATAATGGTTTGTTTAATATGCCATTTCCATATATGATGATGTTTTTCCAAAAACCTTTTAATATCAATAAGACTACTCATTTCTTCCATTTTCATGTGGAGTTTATTTCTCCAATGAGGGGCCCAAATTTAATTAAATGGGTAGCAAGTGTTGAAAGTGGAACTTGGGCATTTATTAACCCTATCGAACCTGAACAAGCTGCTAAACAATTAAGGGATGTTGAGGTGAAACTTGATGAAATATAGAGCTCCCGGTCGTATAAACATAATAGGAGAACATACAGATTACAATGATGGGTATGTTTTGCCATTTGCAATTGATAAACATATCTATTTAGATATAAAAAATTCTGATAAATTCACTTTTTCTTCAAAAAATTCCAATGAAAAAATTTCTTTAAATAATTTACAAAAAACAAATACTTGGGCTGATTATATAATAGGTGTTATATTAGAATTAGAAAAAAAAGTTGGTAAAATACCTCCCTTTTCATTTAATATACATTCTA from Marinitoga aeolica harbors:
- the galT gene encoding galactose-1-phosphate uridylyltransferase, which produces MLERRFNPITGEWVMISSSRQKRPNLPKDSCPICPGVLELPGEYDLVSFENRFPALKKDAPNVENNSNVLIKDKSQGICEVVVYTEKHNSELSYMPIYQIEKLINMWADRTKELSSYEFIKYVFIFENKGKEVGATLPHPHGQLYAFPFLPPRIQLKIESLEKWYSEKNSCAICDIVKEEKEQNERIVYETENIIALVPFYARYPYEVHVYPKRHVETIYELSNKEKKEFAEVLRVITNKYNGLFNMPFPYMMMFFQKPFNINKTTHFFHFHVEFISPMRGPNLIKWVASVESGTWAFINPIEPEQAAKQLRDVEVKLDEI
- a CDS encoding beta-galactosidase; the protein is MKIYGADYYPEHWPEADWEKHIKIMKEFEIEWLRIGEFSWAFLEPKEGEFNFDLFDKAIPMLKKEGFKLILGTPTPTPPAWLIKKYPDILPVDENGHVREFGSRRHYCVDNEHFIFHSLRITEKFVERYHQYADMWQIDNEFGCHETTYCYNEETRKSFINWLKEKYNTLENLNYNWGGAFWSQLYYDWDEITIPKNTPTFKNPHQMLDFHKFSSDNVIKYSKMHKEIIRKHSEKPITHNLMVDFFDIDYFKYAKDLDIVSWDNYIPTKEYDFYHQSANHDLMRSLKKIPYFVMEQQPGRVNWRTINDQYAPEYIEFWTKQSYLHGADGSIVFRFRELPYGAEQYHGALVEYSGNPTERLIYYKKSKKETPDHIIPKKEVAIYFSYENAWIHRINHLNTTFNYWNAIVEIYKAIKMFGYNVDFVYGEDKIDDYELVVVPYAMNIDNEFLNSLINYNGKIIMTAMSGIKDERNWINKEKYIDLFNEFGIKIDDFSGEKNVEILYNNNILNGEFWADKIVVKDAEIISVLNNTAFKNNPIITKKGNNTYIGTVLNYLDFSHVLSLALSPKVLGQDILITNTNDGIIILNAKSSKNTIYINNKKIEMEAFEIIKKG
- a CDS encoding LacI family DNA-binding transcriptional regulator, whose protein sequence is MKKNYVTIKDIAAAAGVSINTVSRALNDKPDINIKTKRKVLEIAKEMGYVKNVTASSLRNRKTKTIGVIFEDSSNPFFAEVLKGIEKGSREKNYNIILMNTEKKYDLERKAIKLLLEKRVDGLIITPTQEKSEDIKELIKINIPFVVVGVNFENIDIDEIYSDDYYGGYLAGKYLIENGRKKFIMLNGFSYKSVAKERYLGFKKALDEYNIKDFTVYELEEGLENAYLKIKELIEKNIFFDGLFCYNDIFAFGAIKALYENNIKIPDKVNVVGFDDIAFANVLNLTTIRINKEKLGYDAFHRLYKKIKGDKNRIKEKLGVELIIRNT
- a CDS encoding glycoside hydrolase family 36 protein; translated protein: MNILNNYFDGEYLEFNKDNYSIKLKIEKIPEGYIIRGKVKGKLGKIDIFDDFADEDLFINNWQSWSPTKKIKVLNYKYNIPDDWKKTAKYSAHPMPEYLENNIISDYFIAKKNKVYGFLTSKIAHPFFEVKDNKIIACLEYFEKNADEYIDIEPLIILENNEMEKLLEIYADYVKFENNPKFSKWNPVGWSSWYHYYEELTWQDTLKNLELSKEYNYEVFQLDDSWQKDIGDWIPKDSFPGFDIIANKIKEYGYIPGLWLAPFSVSEISEVFLKHKDWLVKDENGEPKVAYINWRKNIYALDTTHPEAQEHLKNIFLNMRNNGIHYFKTDFLFAGAIPGKRYVEVTPIEAYNIGMKIIREAIGEDFILGCGAPILPSIGYVDGMRISADTAPFYKPNDLDFVYPNAYYALRNVITRYFMNGKWWWNDPDCLILRTEDTELNDKIIEMYSYVSGLLNNMILQSDDLSKTIKKDVYFNSLKLRGGIPHVKGLMNDNYSFEIEAFNTNIGNVKMHVDLEKINFKLEYDEDYPQLNKNTVLREEDNRLFHYYEERDNNA